ACCCCGCGCTGGACCTTCGCGATGGTCACGCACGCGGGCGACGGCGACACCTTCTGGGACATCGTCCAGAAGGGCGCCAAGGAGGCCGCGGCGAAGGACAACATCAACTTCGTCTACGCCCACGACGACCAGGCTCAGCAGCAGGCGCAGTTCGTGCAGAACGCCATCGACCAGAAGGTCGACGGGATCGTCGTCAGCCTCGCCAAGCCGGAGGCGCTCAAGGACGTCATCGCCAAGGCCGTGAAGGCCGGCATCCCGGTGGTCACGGTCAATTCCGGCTCCGCCCAGTCCGCCGAGTACGGCGCGCTGACCCACATCGGCCAGGACGAGGAGATCGCCGGCGAGGCGGTCGGCACCGAGCTGAGCGAGCGCGGCCGCAAGAAGGCCGTCTGCGTCCTGCACGAGCAGGGCAACGTCGGCCACGAGCAGCGCTGCGCCGGGGCCAAGAAGACCTTCAGCGGCACGATGGAGAACCTGTACGTCGAGGGCACCAACATGCCCTCCGTCCAGGCGTCCATCCAGGCGAAGCTCCAGGCCGACCCGTCCGTCGACGCGATCGTCACCCTCGGCGCCCCCTTCGCCCCGACCGCGATCAAGGCGAAGGACGCGGCGGCCAGCAAGGCCGAGGTCGACACCTTCGACCTCAACGCGTCCGTGGCCCGGGACCTCAGGTCCGGCGCCCTCGGCTTCGCCGTCGACCAGCAGCCCTACCTCCAGGGCTACGAGGCCATCGACCTGCTCTGGCTGTACCGCTACAACGCGAACGTGCTCGGCGGCGGCCGCCCGGTGCTCACCGGACCGCAGATCGTCACCGCCGCCGAGGCCTCCAAGCTGGAGGAGTTCATCAAGCGGGGCAGCCGATGAGCACGCACGCCGCCGTCGACGAACGGCTCGCGCCGACCTCCGTGGTGCGCAAGCTGCTCGCCCGCCCGGAGCTGGGCTCGGTGGTCGGCGCCGCCGCCGTCTTCGTCTTCTTCTCCATCGTCGCGCCCAGCTTCCTGCAGGCCTCCAGCCTCAGCACGGTCCTGTACTCGGCCTCCACCATCGGGATCATGGCCGCTCCGGTGGCCCTGCTGATGATCGGCGGCGAGTTCGACCTCTCCGCCGGTGTCATGGTCACGACCTCCGCGCTGGTGAGCTCGATGTTCAGCTACCAGATGACCGCCAACGTCTGGGTCGGCGTCGCGGTGTCCCTGCTGGTCACACTGGCCATCGGCTTCTTCAACGGCTTCATGCTGACCCGCACCAAGCTGCCCAGCTTCATCATCACGCTCGGCACCTTCCTGATGCTGACCGGCCTGAACCTCGGCTTCACCAAGCTGATCAGCGGTTCGGTCTCCACCAAGACGATCGCCGACATGGAGGGCTTCTCCTCCGCGCGGGCCCTGTTCGCCTCGCAGTGGAACATCGGCTCGGTCACCCTCAAGGTCACCATCCTGTGGTGGTTCGCCATCGTCGCCGTGGCCACCTGGATCCTGCTGCGCACCCGCGCCGGCAACTGGATCTTCGCCGTGGGCGGCGGGGCCGACGCGGCCCGCGCGACCGGCGTGCCCGTCGTGAAGACCCGTATCGGCCTCTACATGGGCGTCGCCCTGTGCGCCTGGATCTCCGGACAGCACATCCTCTTCTCGTTCGACGTGGTCCAGTCGGGCGAGGGCGTCGGCAACGAGTTCCTCTACATCATCGCGGCCGTCATCGGCGGCTGCCTGATGACCGGCGGCTACGGCTCCGCCATCGGCTCGGCGGTCGGCGCCTTCATCTTCGGCATGACCAGCAACGGCATCGTCTACGCCCAGTGGAACCCGGACTGGTTCAAGTTCTTCCTCGGCGCGATGCTCCTGCTGGCCACGCTGCTCAACGCATGGGTCCGCAAGCGGGCGGAGGCACGGGCATGACCACGGCACTCGTGAAGCTGACCGACGTCAGCAAGTACTACGGCAACATCCGCGCCCTCCAGGGGGTCTCCCTGGAGGTCTCGGCGGGCGAGATCACCTGCGTCCTCGGCGACAACGGCGCCGGCAAGTCCACCCTCATCAAGATCATCGCAGGGCTGCACCGGCACGACGCGGGCACCTTCGAGATCGAGGGCGAGGAGACCGTGCTCGCCAACCCGCGCGCGGCCCTGGACCGCGGCATCGCCACCGTCTACCAGGACCTCGCCGTCGTCCCGCTCATGCCCGTGTGGCGCAACTTCTTCCTCGGCTCCGAGCCCACCAAGGGCCGCGGGCCCCTGCGCCGCCTCGACGTGGACCTCATGCGCGAGACCACCCGCGCCGAGCTGCTGCGCATGGGCATCGACCTGCGCGACGTGGACCAGCCCATCGGCACCCTGTCCGGCGGTGAGCGCCAGTGCGTGGCCATCGCCCGCGCCGTGTACTTCGGCGCCAAGGTCCTCGTCCTCGACGAGCCCACCGCGGCCCTCGGCGTGAAGCAGTCCGGCGTGGTCCTCAAGTACGTCGCCGCCGCCCGCGACGCGGGCCTGGGCGTGGTCCTGATCACCCACAACCCGCACCACGCGTACCTGGTGGGAGACCGTTTCGTGCTCCTCAAGCGCGGCACCATGGCGGGCAGCCACACCCGCGATTCGATCACGCTCGACGAGCTCACCCGGCAGATGGCGGGCGGCTCCGAGCTGGACGAACTGAGCCACGAACTGGAGCGAGTGGCAGAATCAGGGGCAGACGCCCCACCCGGCGCAGCCGACCCGGCTTCCCGCACCACCCCACCGACGAGGGACGACACGACTCGATGAGCACGTACCGGGACTTCACGCTCTCCCACCGGGGGTCGGCGCGAGGCACCGTCCTGCGGACCATCGGCACCCGTGAGCGCCGGTCGCACCTGACCGCCCCGCGCGTCCCGACCGTCGGCATCGACATCGGCGGCACCAAGGTGATGGCGGGGGTCGTCGACGCCAACGGCATCATCCTGGAGAAGATCCGCACCGAGACCCCGGACAAGTCCAAGAGCCCCAAGGTCGTCGAGGACACCATCGTCGAGCTGGTGCTCGACCTCTCCGACCGGCACGACGTGCACGCGGTCGGCATCGGGGCCGCCGGCTGGGTGGACGCCGACCGCTCCCGGGTCCTGTTCGCACCCCACCTGGCCTGGCGGGACGAGCCGCTGCGCGACGCGCTCCAGTCCCGGCTCGCCGTCCCCGTCATGGTCGACAACGACGCGAACACCGCCGCCTGGGCCGAGTGGCGCTTCGGCGCCGGACGCGGCGAGGACCACCTCGTCATGATCACGCTCGGCACCGGCATCGGCGGGGCCATCCTCGAAGGCGGCCAGGTCAAGCGCGGCCGCTACGGGGTCGCCGGCGAATTCGGCCACATGCAGGTCGTCCCCGGCGGCCACCGCTGCCCCTGCGGCAACCGGGGCTGCTGGGAGCAGTACAGCTCCGGCAACGCCCTGGTCCGCGAGGCCCGCGAGCTGGCCGCCGCCGACTCCCCGGTCGCGTACAACATCATCGCCAGGGTCGGCGGCAACGTCAACGAGATCACCGGGCCGCTCATCACCGAGCTGGCCCGCGAGGGCGACGCCATGTGCGTCGAGCTGCTCCAGGACATCGGCCAGTGGCTCGGCGTCGGCATCGCGAACCTCGCCGCCGCCCTCGACCCCTCCTGCTTCGTCATCGGCGGCGGCGTCAGCGCCGCCGACGACCTGCTGATCGGCCCCGCCCGGGACGCCTTCCGCCGCCACCTCACCGGCCGCGGCTACCGGCCGGAGGCCCGCATCGCCAAGGCCCAGCTCGGCCCCGAGGCCGGCATGGTCGGCGCCGCAGACCTCGCCCGGCTCGTCGCCCGGCGCTTCCGCCGCGCCACCCGCCGGCGGGTCGAGCGCTACGAACGGTACGAGCGCTACGCGCAGCAGCTGGGCCGACGCGACCCCGCCGTACCCGAGGACCAGGAAAAACAGTGACACCGCCCTCCCTGCCCCACCAGGCCTCCGCCCCCGACGCGGACGACACGCCCCCGCCCACCGCCGAGGACCGCAGGCACGTCGTCAAGCGCCGCTGGATCACCGCGATCATCATCCTGCTGCTGGTCGGCGTACCCGCGGGCTATCTCGCCATCTCCACCCAGCAGAGCCGCGAGAGCGGCAGGGACAAGGCCGCCCGGATCGGCGCGTCCGAGGTGCGCCCCGGCTGGCCCTCCAAGGTGCAGCGGAGCATCTACGAGGTCCCGATCCCGCCGAAGGCCTGGCGGGTCGGGTTCCTGGAGACCAACAACTGGCGCACCAGCCGGCTGTTCACCCAGTTCGCGGTGACCCCGGAGGACCTGGACGCCTTCCTCGCCGCCGTCGGCACCAGCCGGGCCGGGCTGAAGCAGGGCGAGGTCTCGGTCTCCCCGCACGACTCCGAGGTCGCCGGCTGGAGCTGGAGCCCGGAGGCCACCTGGTACGGGGCCACCGTGGAACAGCCGGACCCGCGCCCCAGCCGGGACATCACGGTGGACCTCACCGACCCCGGGAAGCCCAAGGTCTACGTGGTCTCCATGACCACCCCCTGACCGGGGCCCGTCCCCCGCTAGCCTGGGATCATGAAGCTCACCAAGCGGCTGCACTCCTGCGTCCAGTTGGAGAAGGACGGGCGCACGCTCGTCATCGACCCGGGCGCCTTCAGTGAACCGGACGCGGGCCTGGGGGCGGACGCCCTGCTGGTCACGCACGAACACCCCGACCACTTCGAGGAGGGCCGGCTGCGGGCCGCCCTCGACGCGAACCCGGCGGCCGAGCTGTGGACCCTGCGCAGCGTCGCGGAGAAGCTCGCCCCCGCCTATCCGGGCCGGGTGCACACCGTCGGCCACGGCGACGCCTTCACCGCCGCCGGGTTCGAGGTCCAGGCGCAGGGGGAACTGCACGCGGAGATCCACCCGGACATCCCGCGGGTCACGAACGTCGGCTACCTCGTGGAGGGTTCCCTCTTCCACCCCGGGGACGCCCTGACCGTGCCCGGGGTGCCGGTGGAGACCCTGATGGTCCCGGTGCACGCCCCCTGGAACAAGGTCTCCGAGGTGATCGACTACCTCCGCGAGGTCAAGCCGCGCCGGGCCCTCGACATCCACGACGCCTACCTCTCCGACATCGCCCGGCCGGTCTACGACTTCGCCCTGGACGCCCTCGGCGGCACCGACCACGGCCGACTCACCGCGGGGGACAGCACCGACCTGTGAGTGTCGGTGGCTGGAGGTAGGTTGGAACGCATGCGTATCGCCACCTTCAACGTCAACTCCATCACCGCCAGGCTGCCGCGCCTGCTGGCCTGGCTGGAGAGCTCCGGCACCGATGTCCTGTGCATCCAGGAGACCAAGTGCTCGGCGGAGCAGTTCCCGGACGCCGAGCTGCGCGAGCTGGGCTACGAATCGGCCGTCAACGCCACCGGCCGGTGGAACGGCGTGGCCCTGCTCTCCAAGGTGGGCCTGGACGACGTGGTCCTCGGGCTGCCCGGCGGGCCCGACTACGAAGGCGTCCAGGAGCCCCGCGCGATCTCCGCGACCTGCGGCGGGGTCCGGGTCTGGTCGGTGTACGTGCCCAACGGCCGCGAGGTCGAGCACGACCACTACGGCTACAAGCTGGACTGGTTCCGCTCCCTGGCCACGGCCGTCGCGCAGGACGCGGCCGGCCCGCGCCCCTTCGCGGTGCTCGGCGACTTCAACGTGGCCCCGACCGACGAGGACGTCTACGACCCGGCCGTCTTCGCGGGCCTCACCCACGTCACGCCCGCCGAGCGGGCCGCCCTGGAGGCACTGCGGGCCGCCGGGCTCTCCGACGTGCTGCCGCGCCCCCTCAAGTACG
Above is a genomic segment from Streptomyces sp. NBC_01233 containing:
- a CDS encoding exodeoxyribonuclease III; this translates as MRIATFNVNSITARLPRLLAWLESSGTDVLCIQETKCSAEQFPDAELRELGYESAVNATGRWNGVALLSKVGLDDVVLGLPGGPDYEGVQEPRAISATCGGVRVWSVYVPNGREVEHDHYGYKLDWFRSLATAVAQDAAGPRPFAVLGDFNVAPTDEDVYDPAVFAGLTHVTPAERAALEALRAAGLSDVLPRPLKYDRPYTYWDYRQLAFPKNRGMRIDLVYGNEPFTKAVTDAYVDREERKGKGASDHAPVVVDLDLDR
- a CDS encoding substrate-binding domain-containing protein is translated as MARVRTGVRVVGAVLAAALGASLAGCSSTGGKRAEERAKAAAAGRPAVSTPRWTFAMVTHAGDGDTFWDIVQKGAKEAAAKDNINFVYAHDDQAQQQAQFVQNAIDQKVDGIVVSLAKPEALKDVIAKAVKAGIPVVTVNSGSAQSAEYGALTHIGQDEEIAGEAVGTELSERGRKKAVCVLHEQGNVGHEQRCAGAKKTFSGTMENLYVEGTNMPSVQASIQAKLQADPSVDAIVTLGAPFAPTAIKAKDAAASKAEVDTFDLNASVARDLRSGALGFAVDQQPYLQGYEAIDLLWLYRYNANVLGGGRPVLTGPQIVTAAEASKLEEFIKRGSR
- a CDS encoding ROK family glucokinase gives rise to the protein MSTYRDFTLSHRGSARGTVLRTIGTRERRSHLTAPRVPTVGIDIGGTKVMAGVVDANGIILEKIRTETPDKSKSPKVVEDTIVELVLDLSDRHDVHAVGIGAAGWVDADRSRVLFAPHLAWRDEPLRDALQSRLAVPVMVDNDANTAAWAEWRFGAGRGEDHLVMITLGTGIGGAILEGGQVKRGRYGVAGEFGHMQVVPGGHRCPCGNRGCWEQYSSGNALVREARELAAADSPVAYNIIARVGGNVNEITGPLITELAREGDAMCVELLQDIGQWLGVGIANLAAALDPSCFVIGGGVSAADDLLIGPARDAFRRHLTGRGYRPEARIAKAQLGPEAGMVGAADLARLVARRFRRATRRRVERYERYERYAQQLGRRDPAVPEDQEKQ
- a CDS encoding ATP-binding cassette domain-containing protein — encoded protein: MTTALVKLTDVSKYYGNIRALQGVSLEVSAGEITCVLGDNGAGKSTLIKIIAGLHRHDAGTFEIEGEETVLANPRAALDRGIATVYQDLAVVPLMPVWRNFFLGSEPTKGRGPLRRLDVDLMRETTRAELLRMGIDLRDVDQPIGTLSGGERQCVAIARAVYFGAKVLVLDEPTAALGVKQSGVVLKYVAAARDAGLGVVLITHNPHHAYLVGDRFVLLKRGTMAGSHTRDSITLDELTRQMAGGSELDELSHELERVAESGADAPPGAADPASRTTPPTRDDTTR
- a CDS encoding MBL fold metallo-hydrolase produces the protein MKLTKRLHSCVQLEKDGRTLVIDPGAFSEPDAGLGADALLVTHEHPDHFEEGRLRAALDANPAAELWTLRSVAEKLAPAYPGRVHTVGHGDAFTAAGFEVQAQGELHAEIHPDIPRVTNVGYLVEGSLFHPGDALTVPGVPVETLMVPVHAPWNKVSEVIDYLREVKPRRALDIHDAYLSDIARPVYDFALDALGGTDHGRLTAGDSTDL
- a CDS encoding ABC transporter permease, with the protein product MSTHAAVDERLAPTSVVRKLLARPELGSVVGAAAVFVFFSIVAPSFLQASSLSTVLYSASTIGIMAAPVALLMIGGEFDLSAGVMVTTSALVSSMFSYQMTANVWVGVAVSLLVTLAIGFFNGFMLTRTKLPSFIITLGTFLMLTGLNLGFTKLISGSVSTKTIADMEGFSSARALFASQWNIGSVTLKVTILWWFAIVAVATWILLRTRAGNWIFAVGGGADAARATGVPVVKTRIGLYMGVALCAWISGQHILFSFDVVQSGEGVGNEFLYIIAAVIGGCLMTGGYGSAIGSAVGAFIFGMTSNGIVYAQWNPDWFKFFLGAMLLLATLLNAWVRKRAEARA